One window of Cydia pomonella isolate Wapato2018A chromosome 7, ilCydPomo1, whole genome shotgun sequence genomic DNA carries:
- the LOC133519491 gene encoding flexible cuticle protein 12-like encodes MSSTETAKHFVVCVKTRYLNSCTFFKLVALSCVLAAAWCAPTDPSAVRELPALRHEEVHDEYGQYALRYITAENTVVSERGRLVPTDNGGWVLEIEGQYQYISDDGQMYVTKYKGGPGGFHVDANHLPRPVLP; translated from the exons ACATTTCGTTGTTTGTGTGAAGACAAGATATTTAAACTCGTGCACTTTTTTCAAGCTGGTGGCCCTGAGCTGCGTATTGGCAGCGGCCTGGTGCGCACCCACGGATCCCAGCGCGGTCCGAGAGTTGCCTGCACTTCGTCATGAGGAGGTGCACGACGAGTACGGACAATATGCCCTTCGGTACATCACTGCTGAGA ACACAGTAGTATCAGAGCGTGGGCGGCTGGTGCCGACCGACAACGGTGGCTGGGTGCTGGAGATCGAGGGACAGTACCAGTACATTAGCGACGACGGCCAGATGTATGTCACCAAGTACAAGGGCGGCCCGGGAGGGTTCCACGTCGACGCCAACCATCTCCCGCGGCCTGTGCTGCcttaa